AaacttagaaacaaacaaacaaaaaacaacctgaaTGTTGAATTCAGTTCTTTATATAACGTCCCttgtaaaaatgaaagaataaaaacaaaacaaaaaaagaggggcagggtaaaattttttaaaaaaaggaaaggaaagagaggaaaaggaaataaaataagatgatttATTGCTTCTCCTCAGCATCCTCCTTGGTCTCCTCCTTCACCGAGAGAGCTTCTAGCTTTTCCGCCACTTTTTCGGCATGATCGTTTTTGCCTGATCCTGCTAAAACACAAGCAGTacagtgagaaaacagaagcacagtGCATTCAAGCACATGGCCCTCGCCAGGACGGTCCCAAGCACCGTCACCCACCCACAGGGCTTGCCCACCCTCAGGACAGACTCCTGCCTGGCCAAGCCACCCCTGGAGTCTGTCTTCTTGAAATTCAATGACCAAAGGAAGCCAAGTGGATGCATTCAAGCACTGCCTAGACCATGGTCAGGCTGCTCAGTGACATCTGGTCACTTGCCACCACAGCTGCAGTCCAGCCTCACGGCAGAGGTGACCAAGCCCTCTGAGAGAGCACCTTCTGGTGAGCTCCAGGCAATGCCTGGACTCCAATGCCTGCCCAGTTGGATGTGAGGCCAGCAACACTGACAAGTGCTCAGGGCTCCCCAGGAAGCACCTGTGTCCCCAGGGAGCTGCATCGCCCTGGATAGGTGAGGCAGCCACAGCACTCTGGAATGTTTATCTGGCAGACAGAAAAAGCACCCGCCTGGAAGTACAGTCAGGTGCAGAGTGAGTCTGCAAAGAAGCACCCCCACCCATGGCACCACGtcacctttcttttctctctcttcgaTCTCTTTCCTGCATTCTTCAAACTTTGTTTTGAATTTCTGTGCATctgtggaagagagagagatttcctaAGAGCTGTGAGCAGTGGAAGGGACATGCTCTGCCGGGTCTGAAGAGTTGGGATTCACAGAAGACCCGTTTCATGGTAATTTCTGACCTAAGAAAGGACTGGACCACCTGACATCGGCCCTGGCCTTTTGTCTCCTTCATCTAACTGTAACCATTTGGGCAGAGCGGTAAAGAGCATGGACCCTTGGGCAACCAAGGGGCATGGGCCTCTTTGCCATAGTCTTGGCTCCCAACCGTGTTGGAAGGGCTGCTggggcagccactcccagagcaaGGACAAGGTCACTCGGCACCAGACGGTCAGCCACCAGGCGCCAGGCCACAGTACCCACTGACTACTCTAGGAGCCACTGGACACAGCTTTGACGATCTGGACTGTAAAGACCTCTGAGCAGGggagagatcagcctgggcctGTGGATCGCTCCACAGGAGAGATGCCAGCCCCTGCTGGCACCCAGGCAACCATGAGGGGCCCCTGGCCCCAGTAAGCCAAAGCCTGGCACAAGGATCAGCACTGGGAGGAAGCCCTGGGTTGGGCCTCAGGCTCTGCAACAACTGATGGGAACCGGAGCTTGGAGAGCAAACCAAAGTGCCAGCCACAAGGCGGCTGAGGGGGCACTGCTGTTTAGCAGCTACTTGGCACAGCTTTGAGTTTTAGGGGGAAGGCGCTGCTCGTGGCTTCAGTCTGGGCATGGCCCCCAAACGGCGGGGCAAGGCAGCCCACACGACACACTTCCCAGTTACTGCCCCCTCTCCCCAAAAGGCAACAGCATTTGTTGCACATAAGCCGCCACACTGCCACGTAGGTGAGCCCTAAGTCGGGCAGGTCCCCAGGGCCCCTTGGCTCACTCTCAGCATTCAGGAAGCGGATGGCCAGCAGCTCTGGCTTGGGGCACTCGTCGGCGAAGTCAGCATGGGTGTTCCAGACCCAGGCACGGTCACTACCTGCATTGGGCTTCAGCTCCATCATCGGCGTGACTGAGGAGAGAGAAGCTCGTGAGGATGGTGGGATGACTGCAAAGGCCAGCCCACCCagccctgggccacagagcaccCTGCTCACCAACCTGAGGGGTCTGCTTCAGACAACACGGGGATGGTCAGTCTGGGGTCGGAGAACCACGCTTAGACAAAAGTACCACAGGGCCTGAGTTTTATTCAAACCTCTTTGAAAATGCCCCATATTTACTTAAAACCAGGACCATCCTAACCAGGAATGGGCAGCCTGCTCCCTGACCGTAAAGCTGTCTCTGCAAGGAGATCCTGAGCAGTGTTCAACACCACTTGGCACACAGAGAAGCAGAGCTGGCAAAGCAGGCCCCAGCTGTATCCCAGGGCTGCACTCAAGCCCAACCCTGATCATCCTGACCCCGTCTGTGAAGTCAGAAGCCCTGGGTCAGACATCAGGGCACAAGCCAGGGGGTCCAGACTCTCCTGAGGGAACCCAACACATGGAGCCAGCCTGTCTGAAAGTGGGGGCAGCAGAAGGCTAGAAAGTGGGGCAGTTGCCAGAAGGGAGCCCACTGGGGGCCACGGCCATGCATCCCCATGACTGATGCCTGGAGGACACAGGAGTCAGAGCCACGGCCTGCAATGGACGCCTCCACCCCAACTGCCCAGGCACAGGCAGCCCCAAGGGGAGATGGCCCTGCAGGCGACCACTCTTCAGAACAGCTCCCTGAGAACCCGGACTATCCCAGGtgcccaggcccagcccaggcCACATGCACCCCCAGGATACCCCTACATGTCACCATCTGAACTGGGAGCTGGGGGGTCTCACCTACTGCAGCCCGCCACAGCAGATGCAGGCCCCCTGCATGCCCCCTTCACACCCCGCCCCCGAGCCAGCCCACAGCCTCCCCAACACCCTACCCAGAGGGCAGCCTCTACCCACTGCCACCTTCCCTGTCTACTAAGGGCCCATGATGGGCACAAGACACTACTGGCTACGCAGATGGCTCTGCCCAGATGCCTAGGGGCCCAGGACCAACTTATGATGCACACACAATAACCCACAACCTGACCAGGCTCTGGGAGCAGCACAGGGCATAAGGGAAGACCCCCCCAAAGAAATTATTCATATTGGGCTCAAGGAGGAGGACCAGCCAGAGTACAAGCTTCCCCAGGACTAGATATGCTGGGCAGGGAGGGCGGGGAACCCAGGAGCCAGTTCCCAAGGAAGTCTGGCAGGTCAGGCCATGCAGCGAGGTACCATGGCACAGGCAGACCACCGTCTACCCCTCTGCATCGCCCTCAAGGGCTGAGCCACTCAGGCTCCTGCCAGCAGTCATCCTGCACCTGGGATAAGGGGCCCTGCCCTGCCGGACACACATCACACTCGGCAAATGACACTAGGGAGCTTACCAAGGGACACCCCAGGACAAGTGTATTTCCAACATGCCACCAAGCCGGGCAGCACAGGTTCAATCTAAGGACAGCTGGCAGCCAGGCACACTTGGGACAACCTATTGTCACTTCTTTGCAGGCCAGGCTGGACCCTTCACAGGGTGGCTGGAGCTCTTGGCTGAACCTGCCCAAGGGCCTCTACTTATGTAGCTTCACAGGCGCCCAGGACCTGGTCACCTTCTCAACCCCGTCCCCTCCCGTTTCCTCCCCAGGGAAGATCCTGGTGAGGGTAGAACGCACCATAATTGGGGAGGCTGGCGCCTGGGCACCTCACACATCTACCCTCACACCCCTAATCtcacgcgcgcacgcacacacacacccccaaacaCCACACCTTCAGACACCACCCCACCCCAGACACCACACACAACCCCCCACACCAGCTGTCCCCCGACACCACACACCTCCCGCCCCAGACACCACAAACCCCCCAGATGCCCCGTACACACACCCGCGGAtaccacacacacccctccagacaccacacacacacacaaacaaccaGACACCACACCTTCAGACACCACACAAGTCCCCCAGACCACACATCTTCAGATACTACACACACCCCTGTGGACAAAATGCCACACCACGCCGCCTGCTTGGGCAAGCCAACCGAGAGGTTCAAGTCAGAGAGGTTCCTCTCTAGACACCGCCAAACACCCACCCCAGCTCCCTCGCACATACCCCCCCAgatatcacacacacacccctccagaCACCACACACTGCCCCGTCCCAGACACCAAACACCGCCCCCAGATGCCCtccagacaccacacacacaccctaccaCCACACAACTTCAGAGACTACACATGCTACAGTACTCACACTTTCAGACACCACATAGCCCCCCCCGGACACCACATACACACCccgacaccacacacacacacaataatacctaccacaaaataataataataccaataataacaataataataatacactttTCCACCATCACCTCTTCCTCTCATACCCCTCAAATACCACACTGTGACAACACAATTTCTGCACTCCCACCCAGGTTACCTCAAAATACCAATACCCAACTACAATTTCTTATTAAATACGACATTAGATTACCACACTACTACCAGataatagatatagatatagaaagAGACATTTGACATTTGCATTTAATTATAGTTTTAGATATTTAGATTTtacttatatacattttaattatatactGGATATTTATTAAGGATATTTAAGGTTTTAgatatttatatgatattttgacaatttttagatatttacttttacttttagatatttatattacatatacatatatacacacacacacacacacacagctactCTCTGCCTGCCTCCCCGTCTCAGTGCCTCAGCTCAAGGCCAAGGCCTCCCCATCAGGGCCCGTCATTGACTCCACACCCCCGTGCTCTAAGCTTGCCAAGTGGCCTGCTCTGAGTTCAGAGGCACGTCTGAAAAACGTTTCTGGCTTTTAAATTCAACAAACACAAACTTGCACTCCATGTAATAACACGCTCCCCAGTTCCCAGTCAGCCCTGAAAGAATCTTCCCGAAGGTCCCAGGCTGAGCTGCTGAGGACTGTTGGGCCCAGCATGAACGCCCGCCCAAGGACACCTACTGTAGTGGTTGGCACAGATCTTCAGGGTCTTGTCCCTCCGCATGAGAAGGCGGATGGCCCCTTTCTCCTTGTGCTTCAGGAGCTTGACGTCACCAGTGCCTCGCTCCTTCCATTCTGGGAGATCGTTCTCTGAGGCAAATCGGAACAGTTTTGCCCGCCTGCAAGAAAAGCCGTGAGGTAAGAGTGCAGACCTGCAGCCCACATGCAGGGCCTGCTCGGGAGGACACAGGACAACTCTGCACTGCAGGACCCGATGCCTCCACAAACGCCCCAGCCCTTCTTCAGGCTCCAAGAACTGCCTGTCATGACACCACCAGAAAGTGCAGCAGCCCAACAAACTCCAGGTCATCTTGAATTCCAGTTCCACAACCAAAAGAATTAAGAtgaccaggcaaggtggctcacttgtaatcccaacattttgggaggccggggcaggtgggtcatctgaggtcaggagttcaaaactagcctggccaacatggtgaaaccctgtctctactaaaaatacaaaaatcagctgggcgtggtacctgtaatcccagctactcaggaggctgaggcatgacaatcacttgagcccaggaagcagagggtgcggtgagcggagatcgccccactgcacctACAGTCACAATATTTCCCCCAGTGGAGACCAGCTCGGGCAAAACAGCAagaaaccatctctacaaaaagataaaaaactagctggatatGATGGCTAacacccatagtctcagctactcaagaggcagaggcaggaggatcccttgagcccaggagttcaaggctgcagtgagccatgatcccactgctgctctctagcctgggtgagagtgagaccctattaaaaaaaaaaaaaaaagccgggcatggtggctcacgcctgtaatcccagcactttgggaggccgaagtggggggatcacctgaggttaggagtttgaaaccagcctgaccaacatggagaaaccccatctctaccaaaactacaaaattagccaggcatgctgggacgtgccaataatcccagctactgaggaggctgagagaggagaatcccttgaactgggaggccaaggttgcagtgagctgagatcgcaccattgcactccagcctgggcaacaagagcgaaactccatctcaaaaaaaaaaagaggccaggcttggtggctcatgcctgtaatcccatcactttgggaggccgaggcaggccaatcatgaagtcaggagattgagaccatcctgactaactcggtgaaaccccatctctactaaaaatacaaaaaattagctgggtggggtggcgggcacctgtagccccaaatattcaggaggctgaggcaggagaattgcttgaacctgggaggcggaggttgcagtgagctaagatcatatcactatactccagcctgggcaacagagcaagaatctgtttcaaaaaaaaaaaaagagagagaaaaatggccCAATGTAGGGAAAGAAGCCCCCTGGGTGGGCTGGGCATCCCATGGTCACTGTGCAAGAGCACCCCAGCCCCAGAGATCTGCAGGGACAGCATGGATCAGGTGCGGGCCAAGGACCTCCGTCACACCACCAGAAAGCGCAGCAGCCCAACAAACTCCAGGTCATCTTGAATTCCAGTTCCAGAACCAAGAGAATTAGACgaccggatgcggtggctcacgcctgtaatcccagcattttgggaggccgaggcaggcaggtcacctgaggtcagatgaCCCACAGAAGAGGCCCAGGCCTCTAATCAGGCAACAGGTCCTGGCCAACACCCGGCCCTCCTGCCCAGGAACAGCCCCTCCCGCTGGGGACCAGGGCACCCAGAACCTAGCAATGCACTCAGGGCTCAGGCTGGCGCCCTCCTTCTGGGCACAGCTCCACCTGCCTCTCTCAGACGACTCCACTCTCTGCCCCAACATGATTCTGGCAAGAGACTGTCTCACAAAGTTCCCCAACAGGACGCCCCTGAGGCTTTACCGCAAAGACCCGGGCCCACCCTGCTGGCCTCACCTCCCTCAGGGAGAGCCTGGGCCCAGGCCACCAGGAGCACCTCCCACCCGACGTGGGCAGTGAGAGGATAGAGGCAAGCACTTCACCCCAGCAAGGAGCTACTCCCAAACGGGCTGCAGCAATGCATCAGCAGAGTGGAGACATGGCCACCCAGTGGCTTCAGGGAGATGTCCATCACCCTCTGTGACCAAAGGGTGACACACAGCTCTCCTTTCCCAGGTATCCCTCCTGGCCCCTTTCCTTGGAGAAGAAACTCACAGTAGGAATGACTCTCTCTGGTTCCCTCTCCCACCCCAGAGCAACCAAACCTTAACCTGTACTCTTAAAGCTACTTCAAGGGTGGGGGGTTCCGTGAACTTGAACAGGGAAAAACTACAATCTCATTTCACTACAGTGTATAACTAAACATGATGTCTGTTGCAATCCTGAGTGTAGGTGACAGGCCAGTCTCTGCAGTGCTGTGACGCTCTCACAAGACACAAGGCTGGTATCCACCACTGCAAATAGCTCTTAACTGAAAGTGTCAAGAAGCACACGTACAGAATCTTTTCAGGTGTTTTTGATAACTAAACCATCACCTATTTTCACGTGTAATCGCAGTATTACGTTGTGTATTAAGGgtgggccaggcgaggtggctcacgcctgtaatcccagcactttgggaggctggggcgggcagatcaaaaggtcaggagatcgagaccatcctggctcacaagatgaaaccccgtctctaataaaaatacaaaaaattagccaggcgtggagtcccagctacttgggaggctgaggcaggagaatggcgtgaacccgggaggcggggcttgcagtgagctgagatcacgccaccgcactccagtctgggcaatagagcgaggctccatctcaaacaacaacaccACCACCGGGTGGGGGATTTATAAGCTTCACAATGCCAAAGAACTCTGCTGCAAAAAGTTAAAATCCCCTGCTCAACCAAAGGGACTCCCTGGATCCTCAGAAGCCAGTGGCAAGAAACAGCAGTGGGGCCGCCATGTCAGTGAACAGAGCAGCAATAATGGGATGCCCTTCATGCAACTGGCTGCAGGGCAGCAAGGGCACCTGGTGAAGATTCATAAAAGCAATGGGTTAAATTTCCACATGGGATTAGTCACCAAGCAACTTTAGGCCCTTTCTTTAAAGAACCTCAGTCTGATTAAAAGTCAGGCCAAGACCTTAACACCCAAAAAAGCTGTAACTTCAACCTTAAAGGGTCCTATTTCTGGGACATCAGcttacttacattttaaaaagttcctcttcatcttcttccaGCGTTTTAATTTCTTGCTCAGGAAGAGAAACTATTGGCTCAAACTGAGGGTCATGGTTGGATTCGTCTGTATTCTCAGTGGAAGTATCATGGTCCTCATGAGTGTCCTGAGGAAATACAAAGAGGTTACACTGCTGGCCTATGGATCTGGCTCACAGCCAGAGCCCAACCAGTGCCTGCAGTGGTCAGCCCCCTGACAGTGAAGGGACTTCAGCTACAAGGATGGGCTCCACCCCAAAGCAAGAAATCAGGCCCTCTCTTCCACGCTAGGGAAGGTTTGCATTTACGCCCAGCTCCATATACTCAGTGCATGAGCCTACAGCGAGACACCTGAGTTTGGGGCCCCTCCCCCAGATTCACAGACATCAGTCAGATCTGTGCACAGACTGATGGGGGGCCCTACAACTCCGCCAGCACTTGCAGAGTGGCCTGGGAGTAACTGCCTCATCTCTTTGAGCATCAGTttcttcctcatccataaaatgcaGACGATACCTGCTGTGTGAAGATCAAAGGACACAATGATGGGTCGAAATAGATTTTGAAATGTTACTTTAAAGCAAAATGTAACTATTTCAGCTTTTACTAATTAGGAAATAGTTGTGCTCTTGCTTACTAGAATGAAAAAAGTCGCTACAGGACTGGTAGTATTTACATTGGATTCATAGCTCTGCCAGCAATTTTTTCACAGTTCAAGAAATTAAGTTAGTAACTAGATAAATTGTACCGGTGAAAGTCATGAAATCCTGACCCAATTTAGAGGATAAGAGAGCACCAATAATCATATTTTAGGTTCGAGTCTTCCAGAACACGTGCCTTGGTCACCCAGAAGTCCATAAGAGACCCAAGACTTCACCACTAGActcaaactggaaaagaaaacataagctTTTCGCTGCTCTTCTGTGTTTCCCACAGCACTGCGGCTCTGCAGCGGCCCGCACTCAACCATACACCTCAGCCAACAAAGCCGCTGCCTGGGTCGGAGCGTCCAGGACCTGTGCCCCACGCTGGAACGCGAGCTTCT
This is a stretch of genomic DNA from Papio anubis isolate 15944 chromosome 16, Panubis1.0, whole genome shotgun sequence. It encodes these proteins:
- the RANBP1 gene encoding ran-specific GTPase-activating protein isoform X2, which codes for MRKKLMLKEMRQLLPGHSDTHEDHDTSTENTDESNHDPQFEPIVSLPEQEIKTLEEDEEELFKMRAKLFRFASENDLPEWKERGTGDVKLLKHKEKGAIRLLMRRDKTLKICANHYITPMMELKPNAGSDRAWVWNTHADFADECPKPELLAIRFLNAENAQKFKTKFEECRKEIEEREKKGSGKNDHAEKVAEKLEALSVKEETKEDAEEKQ
- the RANBP1 gene encoding ran-specific GTPase-activating protein isoform X1 is translated as MRKKLMLKEMRQLLPGHSDTHEDHDTSTENTDESNHDPQFEPIVSLPEQEIKTLEEDEEELFKMRAKLFRFASENDLPEWKERGTGDVKLLKHKEKGAIRLLMRRDKTLKICANHYITPMMELKPNAGSDRAWVWNTHADFADECPKPELLAIRFLNAENAQKFKTKFEECRKEIEEREKKAGSGKNDHAEKVAEKLEALSVKEETKEDAEEKQ
- the RANBP1 gene encoding ran-specific GTPase-activating protein isoform X3, giving the protein MDFWVTKDTHEDHDTSTENTDESNHDPQFEPIVSLPEQEIKTLEEDEEELFKMRAKLFRFASENDLPEWKERGTGDVKLLKHKEKGAIRLLMRRDKTLKICANHYITPMMELKPNAGSDRAWVWNTHADFADECPKPELLAIRFLNAENAQKFKTKFEECRKEIEEREKKGSGKNDHAEKVAEKLEALSVKEETKEDAEEKQ
- the RANBP1 gene encoding ran-specific GTPase-activating protein isoform X4, encoding MAAAKDTHEDHDTSTENTDESNHDPQFEPIVSLPEQEIKTLEEDEEELFKMRAKLFRFASENDLPEWKERGTGDVKLLKHKEKGAIRLLMRRDKTLKICANHYITPMMELKPNAGSDRAWVWNTHADFADECPKPELLAIRFLNAENAQKFKTKFEECRKEIEEREKKAGSGKNDHAEKVAEKLEALSVKEETKEDAEEKQ
- the RANBP1 gene encoding ran-specific GTPase-activating protein isoform X5, coding for MAAAKDTHEDHDTSTENTDESNHDPQFEPIVSLPEQEIKTLEEDEEELFKMRAKLFRFASENDLPEWKERGTGDVKLLKHKEKGAIRLLMRRDKTLKICANHYITPMMELKPNAGSDRAWVWNTHADFADECPKPELLAIRFLNAENAQKFKTKFEECRKEIEEREKKGSGKNDHAEKVAEKLEALSVKEETKEDAEEKQ